ATGGCGCGAGCGTTAAAATACAACCTCGACGCCCGCGTCGAGCTGATGCACAAGATGCTGGCGCAGACGCAGCTTGATCTCTCCCACTACGCCATGCTGCCCCGTCTGGCCGCGAACGCCGGATTTGATGGTCGGAACAACTTCCCCGGCGGTGTTGCCCAGTCGTTGCTTACTGGGCGGCAGGTGCTCGAACCCTTTACCTCTGCCGAACGGAACATATTTTCAGCCGATCTGTCGTTGAGTTGGAACGTAGTTCGAGGACCTCAATAGTAACAATGAGCTTCGTCGCGAACTAAATAGGATGAATGACCATGAGTTCGGGAAGTAAAAACCTTCGAGTCTTGGTAGTCGACGACAATCCGTCGATTCAGGAGGATTTTCGTAAAATCCTCGAAATACAGCGCGCAAATGAAGACTTTCATAACGTACGAGCAGCCCTCTTCGGGGAGCCTCTCGTGCAAGCCCTTGAGCGATTCGAACTAGATTATGCCGATCAAGGGCAAGCGGCATTGGCCCTGGTCCAGATGGCGCGCCGGGAGGGACGTCCGTATGCGGTGGCGTTTGTGGATATGCGGATGCCGCCCGGGTGGGATGGCTTAGAAACGGTGGAACGCCTCTGGGAAGCCGACGGACGGCTGCAAGTGGTGATCTGTACGGCCTATGCGGATCATTCGTGGGCAGAGATTGCGGCACGTTTGGGAGCCAGCGACCGGTTCCTCATCCTGCGAAAACCGTTTGACGCAATTGAGGTGCAGCAGATTGCCGCATCGCTCACACGGAAATGGGAATTAGGGCGTGACACCCGCCTGCATATCAAAGACCTCGTGGCACAGGTCAATACTCGAAATCGAGAACTCCAGGCCACGAACCAACTCCTTGAGCAGCAGGTGGCCGAGCGGACCGCGGAGCTTCAACGGCGTAACGAAGAGTTACAGCGAACGGTGGAGGCACTGAAAGAAGCCAAGGCAGAGGCAGATGATGCCAACCAGGCCAAATCGCAGTTCTTGGCCCGTATGAGCCACGAGATCCGGACGCCGATGAACGGCATGCTCGGTATGAATGAGCTGCTGCTCTCAACTTCCTTGACGGACCAACAACGTCATTTTGCTGAAACCATCGATAATTCCGGCGAGCAGCTGGTTCAGATCGTCAACGACATCCTCGACTTGTCCAAGATTGAAGCCGGGCAGATGGATCTCCACATCGCGGGGTTCGACTTGGTGGCAACTGTGTATGCTGTTATTAATGGGTTCTTCGCGCCGGCGCAGAAAAAAGGGCTGAGTTTAGAATGTCAGATCGCCCCCGAGCTGCCCACCGTGTGGCGAGGGGATGCCGCACGATTCCGGCAGATTCTGACCAATTTGGTGGGGAATGCCGTAAAGTTCACGGAACAAGGTAGCATCTTGATTCACATCGAGCAGATTCAGAATAGCCGTGACAACGCCTTATTCAAAGTGACGGTGTGCGATACCGGGATCGGCATCCCGCTCGATGCGCAGCAGAAGATCTTTGATCCCTTTGCCCAGGCGGATGGATCGATGACGAGGCGATTTGGGGGAACAGGGTTGGGGCTCGCGATCGTCAAACGGCTTGTCGCATTAATGGGGGGAGACATCGGCTTGACCAGTTCCCCGGGACGGGGTTCCACATTTTGGTTTACCGTCTGTCTTGAGAAACAGCGGGCGAGCGAAGGTATTGGGGGAGAGAAGAAGCAGGTGGATTCGTGCACGAACCTTGACGTATTCATCAGTAGGGGGACTAGCAGGACTCCCACGAAGCCACGGTCGAATGCGCGTATTCTCTTGGCCGAAGACAATTCGACGAATCAAGAGGTCTTCCGTGGCATGCTGGAGCTCTGCGGGGAATCAGTCGACGTGGTTAGGACTGGTAGAGAGGCGATCAATGCACTGGAAGGGTTCCGATACGACCTGATTTTGATGGATTGTGAAATGCCGGAGATGGACGGACTCGCCGCCACTGCGGAAATTCGCCGACGGGGGATTCGACGCGCAGACGGTACACGAGTCCCGATTATCGCCCTGTCCGGCTATGCGCTCAGTAGTCATCAAGATGCCTGCCTTGCAGGCGGTATGGATGGTTTTCTGGCGAAACCGGCAGGGTTGAAAGAGATTCGAAGTACGCTTGCCCAGTGGCTGCCAACCATCAAATCGCAGGCCGCCTAGCGAACATAACCGTTTATAGAACCAAGTTGAAGCTGTGATAGCGATGCATATTTCTAACAGCCATCATAAACATCGAATCCTGGTCGTGGACGACAATCTGTCGGTCCACAATGACTTCCGGAGAATTTTCAACCCTGAAAGTGAGTCAAAGGATTTGGCTGAAGCGCGTGTGGCGCTCTTTGGGGAGGCTCCCTCGATCGATCCTCATGAACCCTTTGAGGTCGATTGCGCGGATCAAGGGCGCACGGCACTGGCCTTGGTTGAAGCCGCGGACAAAGTCGGACGACCCTATGCCGTTGCGTTTGTCGATATGCGGATGCCTCCGGGATGGGATGGGCTTGAAACCATCGAACATCTGTGGAAAGTCAATAGCACGTTGCAGGTGGTCGTCTGTTCAGCCTACTCGGATCAGCCTTGGGAGGAAATCAGGGATCGTATAGGCAGAACCGACAAATTATTGATCCTGCAGAAACCATTTAACAGCATCGAAGTTTTGCAACAGGCCACCGCGCTGTGTCGGAAATGGGATTTGGTGAATAAGACCGTTGGACGGCTCAATGAATTGAGCCACCAGGTCGATGAACGAACCGAGGAGCTTCAACACGCAAACAGGCAGCTCGCAGAGATGAACAGTGCGCTGATGCGGACCGTGGCAAACCTTGAAGCCGCACAGGCCAAAATCCTACGACAAAATAGTGAGTTGGAGCGACTGGCCTCTCGTGATCCGCTGACCGGGTGTTTGAACCGCCGCGCGTTTTACGCAGCGTTCGAGAACGCTTTCAGCGAGAGCCGCGAACAGGGCCATGAGCTGTGTTGTCTGATGGTCGATATCGACCGTTTTAAACGCGTGAATGATTACTACGGACATGCCATCGGAGATCAAGCCATCCAAGCGGTCGCTAGCTGTCTCTCGGCAGGGTTGCGGTTGACTGACACCGTTGGGCGGTACGGAGGAGAAGAGTTCTGCCTCATGTTCGCGCGTACGACGTTGGCCGAGGCCGCTGACCTGGCGGAACGGGTGCGGATTCGGATCGCCATAGAGGCAGGCAGCAGAGTGCGAATGACGTCTGGTTTGACACTGACCGTGAGTATTGGAATATCGACCAGTGCCTTAGGAGCACGGACTCCTTTGGAGTTGATCGACCAAGCTGATAAGGCGCTGTATGCGGCCAAAGAGGCAGGACGGAATTGTGTCATGGCGATGGACGTGTTGGTCCCAGGGCTTCATCCTTCCGAGCAACTTGAACTCCAAGTCCGGCGGGTTACTCCACGCTCAAGTTCACCGGCGGAATGATACGCCATCCTACTACGCCTGTTGAAATGGACGAGTCCGAGAGGAATCGAATACAGCCCCTCGTTTGATCCTGGCTGCTACGGCAGGACTTCTCATCCTCTTCTTGAATCCGAGAAGTGTATAATGGCTGACGGATGACGCGTCTCTTTAGCCATTTCCAATCCTCGGTCGGTAGTAAGGTGTTGTTGGCTCTGAGCGGGCTCGGCCTCGTCAGCTATATCATCTTCCACATGTTGGGAAATCTCCAAGTATTCGAAGGACCCCGGGCGCTCAATAGCTACGCGGCATTTCTCCGCGATATGCCGATCGTGCTATGGACAGCTCGCATTGGCTTGTTGAGCATCGTGGTCCTTCATGTCGTACTGGCGATCCGTCTCAGCCTGCGTAATCGTCGTGCTCGTCCGATCGCGTACGCGACCCATGGGTATCGCCAAGCATCCATCGCCTCGAGAACGATGGCGGTATCTGGCAGTGTGGTGCTGCTCTTTCTTGTCTTCCATCTGCTGCATCTGACGGCAGGTGTGGTCGGGCCTTCGCCCCCCGATCGTATCGATGCGGACGGTTACCGCGATGTCTACGGCAAGCTGATTCATGCCTTTCAAAACCCCGTCATTGTTTTGATCTACTTCGCGGGACAGATCGGGCTCGTCTTTCACCTGAGCCATGCCGTGTCCAGTAGCATACAGACCCTTGGGCTTGAACATGCGGCGCTGAATCGCCTATTCAAGGCGGCTGGTCCTTCCGTTGCGCTCTTAGTGGTGCTCGGCAATGTTGCCATTATCCTTGCCGTCTTCCTGAGGATCGTGCGGTGATCACGAAACTCGACTCAAAAATTCCATCCGGGCCATTGGAAAGCAAATGGGACCGGCATCGGTTCAGTGAGAAATTAGTCAGTCCTCACAACAAGCGGAAGCTCACCGTTATTGTCGTCGGGACCGGGTTGGCCGGTGCGAGCGCGGCTTCAACCTTGGGACAACTTGGCTATCAAGTGGAATGCTTTTGTTTCCAGGATAGCCCGCGTCGCGCGCACAGTATTGCGGCTCAAGGAGGCATTAATGCGGCGAAAAACTATCAAGACGACGGCGATAGCGTGGGGCGATTGTTTTATGACACGATCAAAGGAGGAGATTTTCGCTCGCGCGAAGCCAACGTCTATCGGCTCGCTCAAATCAGTGGGCAAATCATCGATCAGTGTGTCGCGCTCGGCATCCCGTTTGCCAGAGAATATGGCGGGCAGCTGGCGAACCGGTCTTTTGGTGGCGTTCAAGTCTCCCGTACCTTTTACTGTCGAGGGCAGACTGGGCAGCAATTACTCCTAGGCGCCTATTCCGCACTCTGTTGGCAGATTGAACGTGGTCAAGTCACGATGCGTCCACGTACGGAAATGCTCGACTTGATCGTGGTCGACGGCCAGGCTCGTGGCATTGTGGTTCGGGATTTGGTCACCGGACGTATCAGTATCCATACCGCTCATGTCGTCGTGCTTGCGACGGGAGGCTACAGCAATGTGTACTATCTCTCGACCAATGCGAGCGGGAGTAATGTCACGGCTACGTATCGCGCCTGGAAACAAGGCGCGGCCTTTGCCAATCCATGTTTTACCCAGATTCACCCGACGGCAATTCCTCCGAGTGATGCCTATCAGGCGAAGTTGACGCTCATGTCCGAGTCACTCCGGAACGACGGACGCTTGTGGGTGCCGAAAATGCCGGGCGATACCCGCGCTCCGCGTGAGATTTCTGAAGGAGAACGCGATTACTTCCTCGAGCGTCGGTATCCGCGATTCGGGAATCTTGCTCCGAGGGACATCGCGTCACGTGCGGTGAAGGCCGTGTGCGACGAAGGGCGTGGCGTCGGTCCGAACGGGCACGGTGTGTACCTCGACTTCGCCGGTGTGGTCGAGCAACACGGGCTCGATGTCGTGTCTGAACGGTATGGCAACCTCTTTGAAATGTATCACCGCATTACAGGGGAAGATGCCTATCATGCACCCATGCGGATTTATCCGGCGCCTCATTACACGATGGGGGGGCTCTGGGTGGATTACAATCTGATGAGCACGATTCCCGGACTGTTTGTGATCGGGGAAGCCAACTTCGCGGACCATGGAGCGAATCGGTTGGGAGCCAGTTCCCTGATGCAAGGACTGGGAGATGGCTATTTCATCCTACCGTATACGATCGGTCATTACCTGGCGACGGCGAAGCTCCCACCTGTTACGGAAGATCACACAGAAGCCCGCAAGGCGCATCATCGTGTGTTGAATCGTATGGCGCGCCTGTTGGCTGCGAAAGGTCGTCGAACAGCGGCCTCATTTCACCGAGAGCTCGGCAGCCTCTTGTGGAATTATTGTGGCATGTCTCGGACTAAAATAGGGTTGAAGCTGGCGCTCTCGTCGATCCCGACGCTTCGGGAGGATTTTTGGCGTGACGTCGTCGTTCCGGGAACAGGGGACTGCTTCAACCAGGAGCTGGAGTATGCCGGACGAGTGGCGGACTACCTGGAGTTCGCCGAACTGCTCTGCCACGACGCGTGGCATCGTCAGGAGTCGTGCGGGGCTCATTTTCGCGAAGAGTATCAGACGGGAGACGGTGAGCCAACACGGGATGACACCCGCTTCGCGCACGTTGCGGCATGGGAATACCGGGAAGGAGCGAGTCCTATCTTGCACAAGGAGCCGCTGGCCTTTGAATTCGTGCAGCCGACGACGAGAAGTTATCAATAGGGCGTGAAACGTATTTCGTGAGGCGCAAAAGGAGATGTCCGACTAGGTCATGAATTTCACGTTAAGAATCTGGCGGCAGAAGGGCGCGAATGAGGGAGGCAGGTTTGTGACGTATGAGGCGCACGATGTAAATCCCGGTATGTCGTTCCTTGAAATGCTCGACGGCGTGAATCAGAAATTGTTGGTCAACGGGGAAGAGCCTGTAGCATTCGAACATGATTGTCGCGAGGGTATCTGCGGAAGT
The sequence above is drawn from the Nitrospira sp. genome and encodes:
- a CDS encoding succinate dehydrogenase cytochrome b subunit; translation: MTRLFSHFQSSVGSKVLLALSGLGLVSYIIFHMLGNLQVFEGPRALNSYAAFLRDMPIVLWTARIGLLSIVVLHVVLAIRLSLRNRRARPIAYATHGYRQASIASRTMAVSGSVVLLFLVFHLLHLTAGVVGPSPPDRIDADGYRDVYGKLIHAFQNPVIVLIYFAGQIGLVFHLSHAVSSSIQTLGLEHAALNRLFKAAGPSVALLVVLGNVAIILAVFLRIVR
- a CDS encoding response regulator, whose protein sequence is MSSGSKNLRVLVVDDNPSIQEDFRKILEIQRANEDFHNVRAALFGEPLVQALERFELDYADQGQAALALVQMARREGRPYAVAFVDMRMPPGWDGLETVERLWEADGRLQVVICTAYADHSWAEIAARLGASDRFLILRKPFDAIEVQQIAASLTRKWELGRDTRLHIKDLVAQVNTRNRELQATNQLLEQQVAERTAELQRRNEELQRTVEALKEAKAEADDANQAKSQFLARMSHEIRTPMNGMLGMNELLLSTSLTDQQRHFAETIDNSGEQLVQIVNDILDLSKIEAGQMDLHIAGFDLVATVYAVINGFFAPAQKKGLSLECQIAPELPTVWRGDAARFRQILTNLVGNAVKFTEQGSILIHIEQIQNSRDNALFKVTVCDTGIGIPLDAQQKIFDPFAQADGSMTRRFGGTGLGLAIVKRLVALMGGDIGLTSSPGRGSTFWFTVCLEKQRASEGIGGEKKQVDSCTNLDVFISRGTSRTPTKPRSNARILLAEDNSTNQEVFRGMLELCGESVDVVRTGREAINALEGFRYDLILMDCEMPEMDGLAATAEIRRRGIRRADGTRVPIIALSGYALSSHQDACLAGGMDGFLAKPAGLKEIRSTLAQWLPTIKSQAA
- a CDS encoding fumarate reductase/succinate dehydrogenase flavoprotein subunit — translated: MTKLDSKIPSGPLESKWDRHRFSEKLVSPHNKRKLTVIVVGTGLAGASAASTLGQLGYQVECFCFQDSPRRAHSIAAQGGINAAKNYQDDGDSVGRLFYDTIKGGDFRSREANVYRLAQISGQIIDQCVALGIPFAREYGGQLANRSFGGVQVSRTFYCRGQTGQQLLLGAYSALCWQIERGQVTMRPRTEMLDLIVVDGQARGIVVRDLVTGRISIHTAHVVVLATGGYSNVYYLSTNASGSNVTATYRAWKQGAAFANPCFTQIHPTAIPPSDAYQAKLTLMSESLRNDGRLWVPKMPGDTRAPREISEGERDYFLERRYPRFGNLAPRDIASRAVKAVCDEGRGVGPNGHGVYLDFAGVVEQHGLDVVSERYGNLFEMYHRITGEDAYHAPMRIYPAPHYTMGGLWVDYNLMSTIPGLFVIGEANFADHGANRLGASSLMQGLGDGYFILPYTIGHYLATAKLPPVTEDHTEARKAHHRVLNRMARLLAAKGRRTAASFHRELGSLLWNYCGMSRTKIGLKLALSSIPTLREDFWRDVVVPGTGDCFNQELEYAGRVADYLEFAELLCHDAWHRQESCGAHFREEYQTGDGEPTRDDTRFAHVAAWEYREGASPILHKEPLAFEFVQPTTRSYQ
- a CDS encoding diguanylate cyclase, yielding MHISNSHHKHRILVVDDNLSVHNDFRRIFNPESESKDLAEARVALFGEAPSIDPHEPFEVDCADQGRTALALVEAADKVGRPYAVAFVDMRMPPGWDGLETIEHLWKVNSTLQVVVCSAYSDQPWEEIRDRIGRTDKLLILQKPFNSIEVLQQATALCRKWDLVNKTVGRLNELSHQVDERTEELQHANRQLAEMNSALMRTVANLEAAQAKILRQNSELERLASRDPLTGCLNRRAFYAAFENAFSESREQGHELCCLMVDIDRFKRVNDYYGHAIGDQAIQAVASCLSAGLRLTDTVGRYGGEEFCLMFARTTLAEAADLAERVRIRIAIEAGSRVRMTSGLTLTVSIGISTSALGARTPLELIDQADKALYAAKEAGRNCVMAMDVLVPGLHPSEQLELQVRRVTPRSSSPAE